The DNA window ACACTCCTCCAGAGGATTGGAGCAGGCATTGCATGTGTATTTTTATCCATGGGGATTGCGGGATTAGTAGAGGCTGTGTCGAGCGGATCAACAAAGGATCCAATATCTGTATTTTGGCTCACTCCTCAGCTTATCATGATGGGCGTTGGTAATGCTTTAGGAGTAGTTGGGCAAATCAACTTCTTTTATCAAGAATGCCCAGAGAGCGTAGGTAGCCACTCGATCTCCTTGGTGTATCTAAGTCAAGCTGTGGCCTTATGTATCACGGTGGGACTTCTAGAAGCTTGCGAGACATGGGTATCAGGAGAAGACTCCCACATATACTACTTTTATCTATTGATAGCAGCCATAGAGGCTATCAATATGATCATTTATTTGGGTATGTCAAGAAGATACCAGTATCGGAATCACTCCGAGGATGATATCCATGGTGCTTCAGGTATCGAGGAGGTCCTATCTAGTCACGGCCAAGACGAGGGAGATATTGATGGTGATACAGATATCGAGGGTCAGTCTAGTCACGGCCAGGACGAGAGGAATGTCATCGACAGTGATATCGGTCACGACTACGGAGTGGAGGCCATTCCTAGCATGGAGTATCTAGTGGTGGAGGAAGATGCTGTTCAGAATCATCATCCTAGCAGTCTTTCTGTTGTTGTTTCTGTTATGTTGATAATTGTATATGTCATTATTTATTATGCTTAGGTTTTCAGTCAACGGGGATACAATTTATGCTAGTTCAAGGTAAGATTTAGTTCagctaaattttaattattatttgtattgtttttaaCTGTGGAAACATGTATCATTTAGTTTGTTTGAGCtattttcattttcaagtcAAAGTAGATATCTTTTATGTAAATGCAGCATATGGAGTCCAAGTTAATGCAAGATTCTAACAATATAGGAGTTCTTTTACTTTCTCTTTAGCAGCTGGTAGGCATGTTCGATGCTATTGTTTATGACTGTATTAGATGATTGTTAATATTTGCTCTTgcacaatattattatttgctCTTGTGCATCTTATATCTCTCTTAGGCATTGTTTGATTCATATGAAGAAGTCAACTTTCATTGGGTTTCAGTTTATATAAACAggactttttcttaattttgggATCCAGTACTAATGAGTTATAGTTATCTTCGATTGGTTCTGTGAAGTTTCTATTTGAATCGTCTTCTTAGTTAGTTCTTagttagatgatgatgatgatgatgatgatgaattgatgatgatgttttGATTATGAGATGCAGAGCATCTGATTATCCTAGGGAGTATGATGGCGCATGTGTTCAGATGCGAAGGTCATATAGTCCTGCTGCACAGCTTTTTCTTTTCCTTGTACAATGGTCAGATTGTCATCTTGCTGGTGCACCGGTTTACTCAGAATTCTAATCTATAAGGTTTTTGATGTTTGCTTAAACAAACGAGTGAGCTCTGTTTTGACATGACTAATTCTCTTAAGTTCTTCCAGGTTTATGTTGATGGAACTACAACGATGTCTGTTCATGAAAGGAAAGCAAGTATAAGAGAATTCTATGGTAAAGGATATGAAAATTTAggatgatttgtttgatttcGTTCTTTCTAAATTCTGAATTCTGAATTCTGATTTCTGATGTATGAATGAAAATCTCTGGTTTCAGCTATTATTTACCCTTCCCTTTTACAACTCGAAAGAGGAGTTACTGATTCAAAAGATAAAAGACAGAAAGCTGTATGCATGGAAAGATATAGAAAAAgagatgatgatgttgatgatgatcgGAATCTGTATTGAGATGTTGATAttgaaagagaagaagaatgtGGAATTTGTATGGAGATGAATAGTAAGATTGTTCTACCTAACTGTAATCACGCCATGTGTTTGTAGATGAAGTTGTTCCTTATTGAACAAACATAGTATTTTACTCATATTGGCAGGAGCACAAGATCTCAATCGTGCCCTTTCTGTCGCGATAGTCTGAAGAGGGTGAATTCAGCCGACCTCTCGGTGTTCATGGATATCAAAGAAGTAATTGACATGGCTACGGTTACTCGAGAAAATCTTAGAAGGCTTTTCATGTACATAGAGAAGTTACCTCTGGTTGTTCCTGATACATTATTCGATGCTTTCGATTCTCATCTTAGGTAATTTCCCTTATCAATCCATTAAGAAAAAGTCATGTTTATACATTATTTGCTCTTACTGCATGCCTCAAACAGtcgatattttttattactatcaCTGTGGATGTATGCTGCTTGCATGTGGATTGTTCAATTGCTTCTGACACTCAGCAATGATAATCCTCTGCTTGCTTACATTCCAGAATTTTA is part of the Impatiens glandulifera chromosome 1, dImpGla2.1, whole genome shotgun sequence genome and encodes:
- the LOC124922120 gene encoding E3 ubiquitin-protein ligase AIRP2-like, with product MTNSLKFFQVYVDGTTTMSVHERKASIREFYAIIYPSLLQLERGVTDSKDKRQKAVCMERYRKRDDDVDDDRNLY